One part of the Bacteroidota bacterium genome encodes these proteins:
- a CDS encoding 2-dehydropantoate 2-reductase, with the protein MNTTDKTIGIIGLGPVGMTLAVHLQDAGCNVIICDNDPIKTNRIRNEGILLENVIHRKAKFNTIYSTAAELLQTNPDYVIIALKTYQVDAIIKDVPPENTSVFICAQNGIDVEDIITAHFGESRVMRMVINFAGNMTEPNTVRITFFNAPNYIAALEESGAVNAIEIANFLNSTALDTEPISSFELTKRVWEKTILNASLSALCGIGRLTMAEAMAFPDSIELIEQIIAESVEVAQAEKIHFPDDFIRSCLRYLKKGGNHYPSLAGDLMNNRMTEIDYMNGKIVEYGRKHYIRTSLNLSMVNMVKSITQKNLYLQYSLSGTGSRKAALYIKKEFDPVGSCFLGIDLGSAYTKFTVVDEAKNVVFRYILKTLNRDKIASKHIIAALNEEFPIKYSCATGYGRKNFPDADAVKTEIHCAAIAANEMLPGIKNILDIGGEDIKMIHCDEEGKVENFFMNDKCAAGTGAFLTEIAERAGVDIKEMSRLAAQSDYKQELNSFCTVFAKTEIMNWIFEGQPIENLAKGIYLSICNRLAKMRFNSSVPLAMLGGVIAYHPYLKTLLDEKYGLKIVVLDHPQHVVSQGAALIARDLYQAMPVRAFLQNSKT; encoded by the coding sequence ATGAACACCACTGATAAAACAATAGGAATTATCGGGTTGGGACCCGTGGGCATGACATTGGCTGTTCATTTACAGGATGCAGGTTGCAATGTGATCATTTGCGACAATGATCCCATCAAAACAAATCGCATTCGCAATGAAGGTATTCTTTTGGAAAACGTAATCCATCGTAAAGCAAAGTTCAATACTATTTATTCAACCGCTGCCGAACTACTTCAAACGAATCCTGATTATGTCATAATAGCATTGAAGACCTATCAAGTAGATGCAATAATCAAAGATGTCCCACCGGAAAATACTTCCGTTTTTATTTGTGCACAAAATGGAATAGATGTTGAAGATATCATTACTGCCCATTTTGGTGAAAGCAGGGTGATGAGAATGGTCATCAATTTTGCAGGGAACATGACCGAACCGAACACGGTCAGAATAACTTTCTTCAATGCGCCTAATTATATCGCCGCCCTGGAAGAATCTGGGGCTGTAAATGCCATTGAAATTGCGAATTTTCTTAATTCAACAGCGCTGGATACAGAACCGATTTCATCTTTTGAACTTACCAAACGTGTATGGGAAAAAACAATTCTGAATGCATCCCTCAGTGCATTATGCGGAATCGGCCGCCTCACCATGGCTGAAGCGATGGCATTTCCTGATTCTATTGAACTTATTGAACAGATCATCGCCGAGTCAGTAGAAGTCGCACAGGCTGAAAAAATCCATTTCCCTGATGATTTTATCAGAAGCTGTCTTCGCTATTTGAAAAAGGGAGGGAATCACTATCCTTCTCTGGCCGGAGATCTGATGAATAACCGTATGACTGAAATCGACTACATGAACGGTAAAATCGTGGAGTATGGCCGAAAGCATTATATACGCACTTCATTGAATCTTTCCATGGTAAACATGGTCAAATCAATTACCCAAAAGAATCTGTATTTACAATATTCTTTATCCGGAACCGGTTCGCGTAAAGCAGCTCTTTACATTAAAAAAGAATTTGATCCGGTAGGATCCTGCTTTTTAGGAATTGACCTTGGCTCTGCTTATACAAAATTTACAGTTGTTGATGAAGCAAAAAATGTTGTCTTTCGGTATATTTTAAAAACATTGAATCGCGATAAAATAGCTTCAAAACACATTATCGCCGCCCTGAACGAAGAGTTTCCTATCAAATACAGTTGCGCAACGGGCTATGGTCGCAAGAATTTTCCGGATGCGGATGCTGTGAAAACTGAAATCCATTGCGCAGCCATCGCTGCCAATGAAATGCTACCCGGGATTAAAAATATTCTAGATATAGGTGGTGAAGATATCAAAATGATTCACTGTGATGAAGAGGGGAAAGTTGAAAATTTTTTCATGAATGATAAATGTGCTGCGGGCACGGGTGCTTTTCTGACCGAAATTGCAGAGCGTGCAGGGGTTGATATCAAAGAGATGAGTCGTCTGGCTGCTCAAAGTGATTACAAGCAGGAATTAAACAGCTTTTGTACTGTCTTTGCAAAAACAGAAATTATGAACTGGATTTTTGAAGGACAACCCATTGAAAATCTTGCAAAAGGTATTTATCTCTCTATATGTAACAGATTAGCAAAAATGCGATTTAATTCTTCCGTCCCTCTGGCCATGCTGGGTGGAGTCATTGCTTATCATCCGTATCTGAAAACGCTGCTGGATGAAAAATACGGATTAAAAATTGTTGTTCTTGATCATCCGCAACACGTGGTATCTCAGGGTGCTGCTTTAATTGCGAGAGATCTTTATCAGGCAATGCCCGTGAGAGCTTTTTTACAAAATTCTAAAACATAG
- a CDS encoding XdhC family protein — protein sequence MNDVLEKADQAVKRREAIALCTVVETVGSVPMKPGAKLLVWQDGRSYGTIGGGNVEKQVIDDAVQLISHAKSETKEYHLLALKMCCGGTMKIFIDSLPVNRQLLVFGAGHIGKHIIDFANKLHFQPMVIDERDEFINSIQLPAASKLSLSHEAALPLLVFDRHTYIVICTHQHEYDRAILSYCIQKPHAYLGMIGSRRKVIITKKQFLQQAICTEEQLNKVDMPMGYDLGQNNPAEIALGIIAKILATANGKSLNSFTQNKNHHETYSDSDRCG from the coding sequence ATGAATGATGTCTTGGAAAAAGCTGATCAAGCTGTAAAACGCCGCGAAGCAATTGCCCTGTGCACAGTTGTTGAAACCGTTGGTTCAGTACCCATGAAGCCCGGCGCTAAACTTTTAGTATGGCAGGATGGAAGGAGCTATGGAACCATTGGAGGAGGAAATGTTGAAAAACAAGTAATCGATGATGCTGTTCAACTCATTTCACATGCTAAGTCTGAAACAAAAGAATACCATTTGCTTGCTTTAAAAATGTGCTGTGGTGGAACTATGAAAATATTTATCGACTCCCTACCTGTTAATCGACAACTACTGGTTTTCGGAGCAGGTCATATTGGAAAACATATCATAGATTTTGCAAACAAACTGCATTTTCAACCGATGGTGATTGATGAACGCGATGAATTTATCAATTCCATACAATTGCCGGCGGCTTCAAAACTGTCCTTATCGCATGAAGCGGCATTACCACTTCTGGTGTTTGATAGACATACCTACATCGTAATTTGTACACATCAGCACGAATATGACCGGGCTATTTTGTCCTATTGTATCCAAAAGCCACATGCCTATCTGGGTATGATTGGCAGTCGTCGAAAAGTGATTATTACCAAAAAACAATTCCTGCAACAAGCCATATGTACCGAGGAGCAATTGAACAAGGTAGATATGCCAATGGGATACGATCTGGGACAAAACAATCCGGCGGAAATTGCGTTAGGTATCATCGCCAAAATTCTTGCTACTGCAAATGGCAAGTCTTTAAATTCATTTACACAAAACAAAAATCATCATGAAACCTATAGCGATAGTGACAGGTGCGGCTAG
- the had gene encoding 6-hydroxycyclohex-1-ene-1-carbonyl-CoA dehydrogenase codes for MRNDQFYQWQMTGADVPFSKVTKEIPELKVGEVWVRIAGCGVCHTDLSFWHQGVQTKHSLPLTLGHEISGTVVAGEKNWLNKKVIIPAVLPCGDCELCKKGRSNICRNQKMPGNDFHGGFASHIVVPARFLCEVSDDILKKFPLEHLAVVADAISTPYQVIKKSELDQGDLAIVIGVGGVGIYGALIAGITGAKVIALDVNDQKLDTAYACGVHAILNIKDLDIKSIKAEVKRLASELNAPQLGWKIFEFSGTKAGQELAFNLITYTSTVSIVGFTMDKIEVRLSNLMAFDAKIIGTWGCRAELYPEVLELIQNDQLNLSQFVQTFPLSEINTVFKNTLDNKYKIRSVLVPD; via the coding sequence ATGAGAAACGATCAATTTTACCAATGGCAAATGACCGGTGCTGACGTACCTTTCAGCAAAGTAACGAAGGAGATTCCGGAACTGAAGGTGGGAGAAGTATGGGTTAGAATTGCGGGGTGTGGAGTATGTCACACCGATCTTAGTTTCTGGCATCAAGGAGTACAAACCAAACATTCATTACCACTAACACTGGGACATGAAATCAGTGGCACTGTTGTAGCCGGTGAAAAGAACTGGCTGAATAAAAAAGTGATCATCCCGGCAGTTTTACCATGTGGTGATTGTGAATTGTGTAAAAAAGGACGAAGCAATATCTGCAGAAATCAAAAAATGCCGGGCAATGACTTTCATGGTGGCTTTGCCTCGCATATTGTTGTTCCTGCCCGCTTTCTTTGTGAGGTTTCTGACGACATTTTGAAAAAATTCCCACTCGAACACCTCGCTGTAGTAGCAGATGCCATTTCTACACCCTATCAGGTGATCAAAAAATCGGAACTTGATCAAGGAGATCTTGCCATTGTGATCGGTGTAGGTGGTGTGGGTATTTATGGAGCGCTCATCGCCGGTATTACTGGTGCAAAAGTAATTGCACTAGATGTCAATGATCAAAAACTGGACACTGCCTACGCCTGTGGCGTGCATGCTATTCTCAATATAAAAGATTTAGATATAAAATCGATAAAAGCGGAGGTGAAAAGATTAGCGAGCGAGTTAAATGCTCCGCAATTAGGTTGGAAAATATTTGAGTTCAGTGGAACGAAAGCCGGTCAGGAACTTGCCTTTAACCTGATCACATACACCTCTACAGTTTCCATTGTCGGATTCACCATGGACAAAATCGAAGTAAGATTGAGTAATTTAATGGCTTTTGATGCTAAAATCATTGGAACCTGGGGCTGTCGCGCCGAACTCTACCCAGAAGTGCTTGAATTGATTCAAAACGACCAACTGAACTTATCGCAGTTTGTGCAAACGTTTCCTTTATCAGAAATAAATACTGTTTTCAAAAACACACTCGACAATAAATACAAAATCCGTTCGGTACTTGTTCCGGATTAA
- a CDS encoding 3-hydroxyacyl-CoA dehydrogenase/enoyl-CoA hydratase family protein: protein MKAIHTVGVVGAGIMGSALAQKFIQEGFRVILADRDETYVLQGLKRISDMLSDGEKKKVFTTEQVRTFLDRISTTTSLDKLQECDLIVEAIYEDFNAKCDLLKILSSFVSPTTILATNTSSFSVTDLSAFVSYPERFIGLHYFYHAAKNRLVEIIPGKHTHPATLNSVKKFSALSGKDAIITKDKYGFAINRFFVPWLNEAVKLLEEGIGTIVEIDTICKKTFGIGMGPFELMNVTGIPIALHAQKTLEAFGTSYKVSALLVEQVKKKLNWNIPAARTQIINEDIERKVVLRMTGVVFFICSQILEEGVCSATDLNKGAKIGLKWRKGPVDLMIKAGTKEVEQIVDTYARQYGVKPPIVSSDLWKQEFILINKIGGHAILTFNRPEELNALNEEVIKQLEACFSEAEWDPSIHTIFITGTGKAFVAGADIKFFVKNIKNHSLEKIIDFTRFGHSVFEKIDVSSKKVVVILNGLTLGGGLELALCGDVILAVDKATMAFPETGIGIYPGLGGTQRTQKRIGKGLTKYMILTGKTLSAKEAEEIGIVDAIISAEDLFDITEGTKPIPTKMIRTLPAKWKAYADLFSENSFTSIISHQCQNSRIEQTELNHIGKLMGYKAPIAMHIAEELIEKGMGPSSELDKLNSIFSTNDALLGLSSIGTKVVFTGQ, encoded by the coding sequence ATGAAAGCTATACACACCGTTGGAGTAGTTGGTGCCGGTATTATGGGTTCTGCATTGGCTCAGAAATTTATTCAGGAAGGATTCCGAGTCATCCTTGCTGACCGGGATGAAACCTATGTATTGCAGGGGCTGAAAAGAATTTCGGATATGTTGTCGGATGGCGAAAAGAAAAAAGTTTTTACAACAGAACAGGTTCGAACTTTCCTTGACCGCATCTCCACTACCACCTCACTTGACAAACTTCAAGAATGTGACCTCATTGTTGAGGCTATTTACGAGGACTTTAACGCAAAGTGCGATTTACTTAAAATTCTAAGTTCATTTGTTTCACCCACAACCATACTTGCTACAAATACATCATCGTTTTCCGTTACAGATCTGTCAGCATTTGTATCATACCCGGAACGCTTCATCGGTTTACATTACTTCTATCATGCTGCAAAAAACAGGCTGGTTGAAATAATTCCCGGTAAGCATACTCATCCAGCCACTTTAAACAGTGTAAAAAAATTCAGTGCTCTTTCCGGAAAAGATGCCATTATTACTAAAGATAAATATGGATTTGCCATCAATCGATTTTTTGTGCCTTGGTTAAACGAAGCGGTGAAACTTCTGGAGGAAGGAATAGGTACGATCGTTGAAATAGACACGATCTGTAAAAAGACATTTGGAATAGGCATGGGACCTTTTGAATTGATGAATGTTACAGGAATACCTATTGCACTACATGCACAGAAAACATTGGAAGCATTTGGAACATCCTACAAGGTGTCCGCTTTACTGGTAGAACAAGTGAAGAAAAAACTGAATTGGAATATTCCGGCTGCAAGGACTCAAATAATTAACGAAGACATTGAGCGGAAAGTGGTTTTACGAATGACAGGGGTAGTATTTTTTATTTGTTCTCAAATCCTTGAGGAGGGTGTCTGCTCTGCTACAGATCTTAACAAGGGTGCAAAAATTGGACTTAAATGGAGGAAAGGGCCGGTTGATTTAATGATTAAAGCGGGCACAAAAGAAGTAGAACAGATCGTGGATACTTATGCACGACAATATGGTGTTAAACCACCCATTGTATCTTCAGATCTTTGGAAACAAGAATTCATTTTAATTAATAAAATCGGAGGGCATGCCATTCTCACTTTTAACAGACCAGAGGAGCTCAATGCACTCAATGAAGAAGTAATAAAACAGTTGGAGGCTTGCTTTTCAGAAGCCGAATGGGATCCTTCTATTCACACGATATTTATTACCGGGACCGGAAAGGCCTTTGTGGCAGGTGCTGATATTAAATTTTTCGTAAAGAATATTAAAAATCATTCACTGGAAAAAATCATAGATTTTACCCGATTCGGGCACTCTGTATTCGAAAAAATAGATGTTTCATCAAAAAAGGTCGTAGTCATCTTGAATGGGCTGACACTTGGAGGCGGACTTGAACTCGCCCTTTGCGGTGATGTTATACTTGCTGTGGATAAAGCAACCATGGCATTCCCTGAAACAGGAATTGGAATATATCCGGGCTTAGGAGGAACCCAACGTACACAGAAGCGTATTGGTAAAGGACTCACTAAATATATGATCTTGACAGGCAAGACGCTTTCTGCCAAAGAAGCGGAAGAGATTGGAATAGTTGATGCTATTATTTCCGCTGAAGATTTGTTTGATATTACAGAAGGAACAAAGCCGATTCCCACCAAAATGATAAGGACTTTACCGGCCAAATGGAAAGCATATGCCGATTTGTTTTCCGAAAATTCATTCACCTCCATCATATCCCACCAATGCCAAAATAGTAGGATAGAGCAAACTGAACTTAATCATATTGGTAAACTGATGGGATATAAAGCACCTATCGCCATGCACATTGCTGAAGAACTTATTGAAAAGGGAATGGGACCTTCGTCCGAACTTGACAAATTGAATTCCATCTTCAGTACAAACGACGCCCTTTTGGGACTCAGTTCAATTGGGACCAAAGTTGTATTTACCGGACAATGA
- a CDS encoding SDR family oxidoreductase, translating into MKPIAIVTGAASGIGKAIAWRLKCDGFFVVLADEDENKGRLLEDEWGKEHCTFIYCNITDEVSVEKLISNTVQSNNKIDVLVNNAGIIRDHVIWQMSTEDFDKVIDVNLKGTWLMCRSVSKIMKEQRQGRIINIASRAWLGNPGQSNYAASKAGVIALTRVLALELGKYNVYVNAVAPGLIDTPLTRTLKTEVLQKLIEAQPTKSIGHVNDVAHLVAFLASPETHFITGQTMYVDGGKSIGAGI; encoded by the coding sequence ATGAAACCTATAGCGATAGTGACAGGTGCGGCTAGTGGCATTGGGAAAGCCATTGCCTGGCGCTTAAAATGTGATGGTTTCTTTGTCGTTTTGGCTGATGAAGATGAAAACAAAGGACGTCTACTGGAAGATGAATGGGGCAAGGAACATTGTACATTCATCTATTGTAATATTACTGATGAAGTGTCTGTTGAAAAATTAATATCGAATACCGTTCAGAGCAATAATAAAATTGATGTGTTGGTTAATAATGCAGGTATCATCAGAGACCATGTCATCTGGCAAATGAGTACTGAAGATTTTGATAAGGTAATTGATGTAAATTTAAAAGGCACCTGGCTCATGTGCAGATCGGTTTCAAAAATTATGAAGGAACAACGGCAGGGACGAATTATAAATATTGCCAGCCGAGCCTGGTTGGGTAACCCCGGTCAATCTAACTATGCCGCTTCCAAAGCAGGAGTTATTGCCTTGACGCGGGTACTTGCCTTAGAACTTGGAAAATACAATGTCTATGTAAATGCTGTGGCACCGGGATTAATTGATACACCACTCACGCGAACGCTGAAAACGGAAGTATTGCAAAAACTGATTGAAGCACAACCCACAAAGAGTATTGGTCATGTAAACGATGTTGCCCATCTCGTTGCCTTTCTGGCTTCTCCGGAAACACATTTCATTACCGGCCAGACCATGTATGTTGATGGCGGCAAAAGTATAGGTGCAGGAATTTAA
- a CDS encoding thiolase family protein, with amino-acid sequence MKGYHHTEKGIGIVFDDIFIAGGVRTPFGKYCGTLAQISPTDLGIYAARGVFENNDISAAEIDQVITANIGQSSADAYFLPRHISLYSGIPISVPSLMVQRICGSGFESIITGAEQITLGKAKKVLCVGSENMSLSPTVCFGNRMGYPLGRPLFKDMLWEALDDTAAGYPMGFTAENIAKEFNISREECDEFAALSFARALKAKEENIFREEIVPMLSTKFEIDGLKPRKVQLPKGNESFCNDEHIRETTYESLSKLPTVFDKVGVLTAGNCSGIVDGAAAMLIVDRETALTKNIQLNIKLVAASSCGIDPKRMGLGPVPAIRLLLELSGLLLEDIGLFEINEAFSAQVIGCEKELGIDRNKLNVNGGAIAIGHPLAASGLRLTLTLYKELIRRNKKYGIAAACIGGGQGTAVLIENMKYKS; translated from the coding sequence ATGAAAGGTTATCATCATACAGAAAAAGGAATTGGGATCGTCTTTGATGATATCTTCATTGCAGGAGGAGTGCGAACACCATTCGGCAAATACTGTGGCACACTTGCACAAATATCACCTACTGACCTGGGGATATATGCAGCAAGAGGTGTCTTTGAAAATAACGACATAAGTGCAGCCGAGATAGACCAGGTGATAACAGCCAACATTGGTCAGAGTTCCGCTGATGCTTACTTTCTACCGAGACATATCAGCTTGTATTCCGGTATTCCTATCAGCGTGCCGTCGTTGATGGTCCAACGTATTTGCGGCTCCGGTTTTGAATCCATCATTACAGGTGCAGAACAGATAACTTTAGGTAAGGCGAAAAAAGTACTTTGTGTTGGATCCGAAAACATGTCTCTATCTCCCACCGTCTGTTTTGGTAACCGGATGGGATATCCGTTAGGACGACCACTATTCAAGGATATGCTTTGGGAAGCACTTGACGATACCGCAGCCGGCTATCCTATGGGTTTCACTGCTGAAAATATTGCGAAAGAGTTTAATATTAGTCGTGAAGAATGCGATGAATTTGCAGCATTATCTTTTGCGAGAGCCTTAAAAGCAAAAGAAGAAAATATTTTCCGTGAGGAAATCGTACCCATGTTATCCACTAAATTTGAAATAGATGGGTTAAAGCCAAGAAAAGTTCAGTTGCCAAAGGGCAATGAATCATTTTGCAACGATGAGCATATCAGAGAAACAACATACGAATCCTTATCTAAACTTCCTACAGTTTTTGACAAAGTTGGGGTATTGACAGCAGGAAATTGTAGTGGTATAGTAGATGGCGCTGCCGCCATGTTAATTGTTGACCGGGAAACGGCACTTACAAAAAACATACAACTAAATATAAAGCTGGTTGCCGCTTCCAGTTGTGGTATTGATCCTAAACGCATGGGGTTAGGTCCTGTACCTGCCATTCGGTTGCTGCTTGAACTTTCCGGACTTTTGCTTGAAGATATCGGACTATTTGAAATAAATGAAGCGTTTTCCGCGCAGGTAATCGGTTGCGAAAAAGAACTGGGTATTGACCGAAATAAATTGAATGTGAACGGAGGAGCTATTGCTATAGGACACCCACTTGCAGCAAGCGGATTGCGACTCACACTTACCCTTTATAAAGAATTGATTCGCCGAAATAAAAAATATGGTATAGCTGCTGCATGCATTGGAGGAGGACAAGGTACTGCTGTACTCATTGAAAATATGAAATACAAATCATGA
- a CDS encoding NTP transferase domain-containing protein, whose product MKTNERLNPPEFSAIFLMAGNSTRFGKTKAFLNFNSSQSFLQKLVNEYIAAGITEILLIINDRIAHETKEQIAKIGVTKEVTILINTHPDQGKLSSVLLGIKAIQSGNSIFLQNPDNPFTTKSLLEQMMNANRKGKYIVPVYHGKNGHPVLLSFEMASLLFNEKDMNANMQLLLPKSSRIAVETDDKQILANINTIEEYGKYFQHE is encoded by the coding sequence ATGAAAACGAATGAGCGTTTGAATCCACCTGAATTTTCAGCCATTTTCCTGATGGCCGGTAATTCAACACGCTTTGGAAAGACTAAAGCCTTTCTAAATTTCAATTCAAGCCAAAGTTTCCTGCAAAAACTGGTGAATGAATATATCGCTGCCGGAATTACTGAAATCCTATTAATTATCAATGATCGTATTGCTCATGAGACAAAAGAGCAGATTGCGAAAATTGGAGTGACAAAAGAAGTTACAATTTTAATAAACACCCATCCAGATCAAGGGAAGTTATCCAGTGTACTTCTTGGTATAAAGGCCATCCAATCAGGCAACAGTATTTTTTTGCAAAATCCGGACAATCCATTTACTACAAAATCCTTACTGGAGCAAATGATGAATGCCAACCGGAAAGGAAAATATATCGTACCTGTTTACCATGGTAAAAACGGACATCCTGTTCTCCTCTCTTTTGAAATGGCATCTCTTCTGTTTAATGAAAAGGATATGAATGCAAATATGCAATTGCTCTTACCAAAAAGTTCACGCATAGCAGTAGAGACTGACGACAAACAAATCCTTGCCAATATCAACACCATTGAAGAATACGGGAAATACTTTCAACATGAATGA
- a CDS encoding enoyl-CoA hydratase/isomerase family protein produces MNKILIRYTHENTVARILLNDGKGNILDHLMMEELQTLLNDYKNRPELKLILFEGGGKHFSFGASVEEHTKEMAPTMLRGFHQLFYSLRDLAIPTACLISGQCLGGGLELALMCNFMFADKTAKLGQPEIILGVFPPPASIILPEKIGLARAEEFLLTGKTVTADEAKAMGLLNEVFADKESMLTETEKWIETNFIPKSATSLRYAVRAARVKFNHVLSNFLPQLENLYVNQLMNTPDANEGIQAFLEKRNPIWESYKIEIK; encoded by the coding sequence ATGAACAAAATACTCATCCGGTACACGCATGAAAATACGGTTGCCCGAATCCTTCTGAACGATGGTAAAGGAAATATTCTTGATCATCTCATGATGGAGGAATTGCAGACTCTCTTAAACGACTATAAGAACAGACCGGAACTCAAGCTAATACTCTTTGAAGGTGGGGGAAAACATTTCTCTTTTGGTGCAAGCGTAGAAGAGCACACAAAAGAAATGGCTCCTACTATGCTTCGCGGATTTCATCAATTGTTTTACTCGTTGCGTGACCTTGCCATTCCAACAGCCTGTCTCATCAGTGGGCAATGTCTGGGCGGTGGTCTTGAATTGGCATTAATGTGCAATTTTATGTTTGCAGATAAAACGGCAAAACTGGGTCAACCGGAAATTATCTTAGGTGTATTTCCTCCTCCCGCTTCTATTATACTACCGGAAAAAATAGGGCTGGCAAGAGCAGAAGAATTCCTTCTTACAGGAAAAACTGTAACGGCTGATGAAGCGAAAGCTATGGGCTTACTAAATGAAGTTTTTGCAGATAAAGAAAGTATGCTGACCGAAACCGAAAAATGGATTGAAACTAATTTCATACCAAAAAGCGCTACCTCCTTGCGGTATGCTGTGAGGGCTGCAAGAGTGAAATTCAATCATGTATTATCGAACTTCCTTCCGCAATTAGAAAATTTATATGTAAATCAACTCATGAATACGCCGGATGCCAATGAAGGCATTCAGGCCTTTCTTGAGAAAAGAAATCCGATATGGGAATCCTATAAAATTGAAATAAAATGA
- the oah gene encoding 6-oxocyclohex-1-ene-1-carbonyl-CoA hydratase, whose translation MELKNHNLTETHYKDILFEKRPCLNASGAAIDGLYNAWIILNNPAQFNSYTTNAVKEIILAFGESSNDRSVVAVVFTAVGDKAFCTGGNTKEYAEYYSGNPQEYSQYMRLFNDMVSAILKCEKPVICRVNGMRIGGGQEIGMACDFSVSSDMARFGQAGPKHGSSPIGGATDFLPLFMGIERAMGSLTLCEPYSAHQAYYFGVVSDIVPVLKHNGKFIANPMVITDRLTDEYGKLIFGNQKSGDELKKAKELIATCETDLSLLDNAVHSLTLKILHTFPNCTMKTISEVRKFKLEHWDKNKESSREWLALNMMTEAKAGFKAFNEGPKNNREIDFIKLRQLLAKGKVWDDEMHQLISPQYLTEKA comes from the coding sequence ATGGAGCTAAAAAATCACAATCTTACTGAAACTCATTACAAGGATATCCTCTTTGAAAAGCGCCCTTGTTTGAATGCTAGTGGTGCAGCGATCGATGGATTATACAATGCATGGATCATACTAAATAACCCTGCTCAATTTAATTCATACACAACGAATGCTGTTAAAGAAATAATACTTGCATTCGGAGAAAGTTCTAATGACCGAAGTGTAGTTGCTGTTGTTTTTACTGCTGTAGGTGACAAAGCATTTTGCACCGGCGGCAACACAAAAGAATATGCGGAGTACTATTCCGGCAATCCGCAGGAATACTCACAATATATGCGGTTATTCAACGATATGGTCAGTGCCATACTAAAATGTGAAAAGCCTGTTATCTGCCGCGTGAATGGGATGCGTATTGGTGGTGGACAAGAAATTGGTATGGCCTGTGATTTCAGCGTTAGCAGTGATATGGCCAGATTCGGACAAGCGGGTCCAAAACATGGCAGCTCCCCGATTGGAGGGGCTACCGACTTTCTACCTTTGTTTATGGGTATTGAAAGAGCAATGGGTTCTCTCACGCTTTGCGAACCCTATTCAGCACATCAAGCATATTACTTCGGTGTGGTAAGTGATATTGTGCCTGTACTTAAACACAATGGAAAATTTATTGCTAATCCCATGGTGATAACAGACCGGTTGACTGATGAATATGGTAAGCTCATTTTTGGCAATCAAAAATCAGGTGACGAGTTGAAAAAAGCAAAAGAACTTATCGCCACGTGCGAAACTGATTTGAGCTTGTTGGATAATGCCGTGCATAGTTTAACTTTAAAAATACTGCATACTTTTCCAAACTGCACAATGAAAACCATTTCCGAAGTCCGAAAGTTTAAACTCGAGCATTGGGACAAGAACAAAGAGAGTAGCCGCGAGTGGCTTGCATTGAACATGATGACTGAGGCAAAAGCGGGCTTCAAGGCTTTCAACGAAGGACCGAAAAACAACAGGGAAATTGACTTTATTAAGCTTCGTCAATTGCTAGCCAAGGGTAAAGTTTGGGACGATGAAATGCATCAATTAATCTCTCCACAATATTTAACTGAAAAAGCATGA